The Drosophila sulfurigaster albostrigata strain 15112-1811.04 chromosome 3, ASM2355843v2, whole genome shotgun sequence genomic sequence GCACTTATCACCATGTCCAAATGTGAGAATGAAATGATTTACCAGCCAAGTAGCTGGAGTCCGGCAACAATCAGTTTAGTTTCGACCATCAAAACGTCTAGAACGGAAAGCAAAGATGTCCAAGGCAAAGGTATTGCCACAATACATAGCGGGTTTGTCCGCGGCTTTTGGTGCCTTCTGCATGGGCGCCAGCATGGGTTGGTCAGCGCCTGTGGAGCAGATGCTGACGAAGGAAGAAGCCTATGGCTTTCCGATATCCGATGATGAGTTCGGCTGGATCTCATCCCTGTTGACGTTGGGTGCCACCTGTGTGTGCATTCCGGCGGGTTTCGTCATCGATTGGATTGGCCGCAAGCCGACAATGTTGGCATTGATTCCGCCTTACATGGTTGGCTGGATTCTGATGATCTTTGCCAATAATGTGGCCATGTTGTACTTTGGTCGTTTCATTCTCGGTGTGTGCGGCGGAGCGTTCTGTGTCACCGCCTCCATGTATACCACGGAGATTTCCACCCTTTCCACACGTGGCACACTCGGCAGCTTTTTCCAGTTGAACACGGTATCGGGATTGCTCTATGGCTACATAGTGGGCGGCTATTTGCCGCTCTTAACTATCAACATACTGTGCGCCATTTTGCCACTGATCTTTGTTACCGTGCATTTCTTTATGCCGGAATCGCCCGTCTATTTGGCCATGAAGAATCGTCCCGAAGATGCGACCAAATCGTTGAAATGGCTACGTGGCCAGGACTTTGATGTCAGTGATGAGCTAAAGGAGATCATGGAGGAGACCAACAAGCAAGACGATAAGCCCAAGGAAAGCGTTTGGAAAGCTCTGCGTCGCCCATTGACGCTCAAGGGAATTGGAATTGCTGTTATCCTGCAGGCACTGCAGCAATGGACGGGCATCAATGCCATTATGTTCTATTCGACATCGATCTTCGAGGATGTTGGCTCCGGTCTCTCTGGAACCATTTGCACCATTCTCATTGGCGCCACGCAAGTGGTAATGACATTGATTGCCACGATGATCATCGACAAGGCTGGACGTCGCATTCTCTTGCTCATCTCATCCGTATTCATGGCCATTACCACCTGCCTGATGGGCGTCTATTTCATCATGCAGGAAAGCGATCCAAGCTCTGTGGAGTCTCTTGGCTGGCTGCCCATCACCAGCATTCTGCTCTTCATCGTCTTCTTCTCCATTGGCTTTGGTCCCGTTCCCTGGCTTCTTATGGCCGAGCTCTTCACCGATGATGTGAAGAGTGTCGCTGGCTCCATTGCGGGCACCAGCAATTGGTTCTCCGCCTTCTTGGTCACCAAATTGTTTCCACTGCTGAAGAACGCAATTGGCTCGGCGCCCACATTCTGGATCTTCACGGTCATCGCCATCATTGCCATCTTCTACTGTATGTTCTTTGTACCCGAGACAAAGGGCAAAACCCTTATTGAGATTCAACACATCCTTGCCGGTGGCAAGTTGCCTCCCAAGAatgagacagagacggagacggaagCAGAAAAGCATTAAAACTGTACttgtatatatgttattaCATACTTCTAGGTATAGTTTATAGCTTTAGTCCATATTGATTAGaataaaacattattattcCATACCAAACGGCCaaatctttttattataatgacTTCCTACTCCTCTTTGATATTTTCTCGATTATcctaataatatatatttttcttagaACACTCTGTAGAATTTGGAATTACCTATTccaatatttatgttattgcTTGTCTTATCTAATCTGACGATTGCTTTATGATTGGATTATAGTCcaaatagaaattattaatGTGACAAGCGCCACATAGCCATAAAAATATCCGATTTAATATGTCATTTAGCAGATACTTCctcaaaatacatttcatattATGAAGTTCATAAATTCGTCAAGTTCACGCGACTATAACTCGacttatttctatttttgaGTTCcatcgtctgctgcttcgtagATCCGCTTTTTGATATAGACAGTTCTGATGATaacaaatgttatttaatgATAGTTTCATTAGCAATATTGCCTCTTGAGATAACATATGTCTATTCGATTGTCTTCATTGTTTAATCTCTCAGCAAAAGTTTCTTCGAATTGTcgattttgcaataaaaaaagtcCCCAAaatcgagttttttttttatacaatttcgaagtgtttattaattatatttttgctttttgtgtgtcgtgtgtgtgtgttttatataatacgaatttaaatatatatgcatttacTTAGGTTCTAACGAATATTATTAAACAGCTTTCAGTCACtgtttaactttttatttttctcttcgTGGTTCCTTCATCaactcttctttttatttcactttattttgtttatcgtgagttttgaaatatatattttttatttgcactgagaatattaacatatttctaAGATAAATAGAAAGAAATTGTACAAACTTTTTTGAATGGGACACAAAAAAGTTGCTAGAAATAAGCTTCTGTTGTTGcgcaaataaacaataattattcaatgatttaaatatattatgtattaagattgtttctttttgaattttttcaaCTGTTTTCTAAGGCTCCGGCAATGCTtgctgtatgtatgtatgtatgcgaaTATATATGCACGATCAattgttgcttgtgttgttattgttatgcaATGAAAAGCAGAAACTGTGTAATAGGCCCgaagtatgtatatagtatttgtttttagtattttacttttgtttcgAAATGCAATTTGACGACTTTGTGCCTTACAAACATTACAAGCTATGGCAGTTTTTCTTGTTGGGAGTTTTCTTCACTAtccatcttcttcttcttcttctagtCGATATTGATCTTGTGCTCGCCATGctatttttcacaatttttaaggGATAATACGTATATCGGAACTTTTACTTACAAATCGACCAATTGCTGAAATTTAAAACAGCGTCATGCCATATTCTTAATCTTTGCTCGATATTTCTCATTTATCTGACTGATGTTTCTGCTTTTCGGTGCATTTTTAAATCCTttcatcataatttatttgttttacatatacaaatatatttatatatatatttatttatatagatatatatataaacagtTTTAcgtacataaaaatatataattatttatataaaaaactaatACAATGCTGCatctttctattaaatttttgttattttttatgtgtgtaaAATTGGCTGCCTTTATATagggaataaaaaaaaacaaaagaacaatagatcataattataaaatataaaacaaactaaccaacacacacacacaaacacacacgcgtTTGCATGCAaagaatatcaaaatatttgttgctttttattgcatttataaaaatattgcatttgtattttttatttgtatacagATAAGAGTACTTGTAATGCAtttcatatgtgtgtgtgtgtgtgaagaggGGCCTGATTTTGTATCTGTGTGGCGATtgttcaaaaaaaataaataagcacaaACATTACAAAAAACGATTTGGTTACATTTTGTTGACCCAagtgaataattaaatttcttacaCACTCTGCATTATCTCGgtttataatttactttaacttttgtttttgtt encodes the following:
- the LOC133841011 gene encoding facilitated trehalose transporter Tret1-2 homolog: MSKAKVLPQYIAGLSAAFGAFCMGASMGWSAPVEQMLTKEEAYGFPISDDEFGWISSLLTLGATCVCIPAGFVIDWIGRKPTMLALIPPYMVGWILMIFANNVAMLYFGRFILGVCGGAFCVTASMYTTEISTLSTRGTLGSFFQLNTVSGLLYGYIVGGYLPLLTINILCAILPLIFVTVHFFMPESPVYLAMKNRPEDATKSLKWLRGQDFDVSDELKEIMEETNKQDDKPKESVWKALRRPLTLKGIGIAVILQALQQWTGINAIMFYSTSIFEDVGSGLSGTICTILIGATQVVMTLIATMIIDKAGRRILLLISSVFMAITTCLMGVYFIMQESDPSSVESLGWLPITSILLFIVFFSIGFGPVPWLLMAELFTDDVKSVAGSIAGTSNWFSAFLVTKLFPLLKNAIGSAPTFWIFTVIAIIAIFYCMFFVPETKGKTLIEIQHILAGGKLPPKNETETETEAEKH